Proteins found in one Primulina eburnea isolate SZY01 chromosome 16, ASM2296580v1, whole genome shotgun sequence genomic segment:
- the LOC140816096 gene encoding uncharacterized protein, with translation MKNSELQLHKNVVQAIVLQMPEFDIILGMDWLSSNGASIDFWQRSISVRQPSGKYFIFEAARNKQMSRIISCIYARKLLKRGCQAFLVSIVSDLSQEVNFSIEPMPGTVPISRVPYRVALAEMKELKAQIQDLLDKGFIRPRFSPSSAPVLFVKKKDHIM, from the exons ATGAAGAATTCGGAGCTTCAACTACACAAGAATGTTGTTCAAGCGATCGTGCTGCAGATGCCTgaatttgacatcattctgggaatggactggctttCGTCAAATGGAGCCTCGATAGATTTCTGGCAGAGGTCAATATCTGTTCGCCAGCCCAGcgggaaatattttatttttgaggcaGCAAGGAACAAGCAGATGTCGCGCATCATTTCTTGTATCTATGCGAGGAAACTGTTGAAGAGAGGCTGCCAAGCATTTCTGGTGAGTATTGTGTCAGATCTGAGCCA AGAGGTGAACTTttctattgagccgatgccggGTACAGTGCCGATTTCTAGGGTACCCTATCGTGTAGCACTTGCAgagatgaaagaattgaaagctcAGATACAGGATTTgctggacaagggttttattcgcccgAGGTTTTCTCCAAGTAGCGCACCGGTactgtttgtgaagaagaaagaccaTATAATGTGA